The nucleotide window attcttgTGGCCTTAACCCTTCTAAAAAGCAATCTGTAATTAATCCACATGATCTAGCCCCATAATCATATCTATGAAAACTTGGTAATGTTTTTCCTGATCTCATTCTAGGAACTCTTTTTCCTTCTAAATATTGTTGATCTAACATACCACATATCATAGAATAATTAACCTTACTACCTTTAGCACCTGTGAAAATCATATTACTAAAACCATTggttaaaaatttattcattaaattttccattgttattaaattatttgttcCAGATGATACTCTACATAAATATGGTTGAAATAACGAATCTAATAAACCATCAAAATTTATTctttttaatgaaaaaaaattatttattaaaaaatctaATTTGTGAAATACATCTTTCATTCTGTAAAATTTGAAATGTGaatatttttcatcttttatatttaaatatttttcataatattgatatctattattatatgaaagaTTTGTTATATCTTCGTTAAGAGCAAATGAAGGCAAACTTGAGATTAagcaattttttataatatctaCATTATCTATACCTATATTTTGGGAATTTTCAAATTTGgtttcatttatttcatcttcATCATGTTTTAATTTGGAAGgagaattattatttattttaccttttttttctctttctattttaattaaacgactatataaatgtaaatatttttttaatataacatcatttgttttttccaatttattatcattaaatttGATCTTTTCTGTATTAAGAGATGATACATATTCTGTTTCAAGTTTAAGatctttttttaacaatatgTTATTTATTACTGTTTCGACAATTTCTTCACTACTTATATTTGTATTCAAACCACTCGCAAAATCAATTAAAGAAGGAAAATATTTGactatattttcattttgaaataattcaaataaaataaatacttttaattttttgttacATTTTGcttcttttaaaaaatttacaattttttcaataacCTTTACTACTTGTGTACTTGTAAATGTGCTTGTTTTATAAAAGATGGGGTTATTTATTGAattgtataatttatttattatgctATTAACAAATTCGTAATACCTACTTTCATCTTCCCAAATAGTTCCACCTTCGCAAATAGTTCCATCCTTTCCCTGCTTTTCTAACGAATTAAGCTTATTTTTACCAACTAGACATTTCTCAAaaatttcataattttcttttttaattatataattcaaatgTGGAGAATCTGAATATTTACATTTCTGTGTCTCTTCCgattcttcattttttacattcCCACTAAGCATATTGTTTTGAGTAAATATTTCCTCAATTTCTTTGTTTagaaatgtaataaaatataaatcttttttcaaatttaattctttatcattaaaaagattaaatttgtttggaatattttttttagttaaacatatatttgtattcATATGTTTATCCtcaatattcatttttttttctaattttctctcatatttatttattatttgtgatttgttcaaataaatatcatataatttattagaaaataaattttgacCTTCTTCATAgttacttatttttttattactatattCATCCATTTTATTCATGTCTGCATTTAAAGCTTTTCCAATTGTATATACAAAAAGGTTTTGTAAATAAAACCCTGTAAAtgatattctttttttaattttttttttttccacttttgcttttttttttaaaataaaatcatatAAACTTAAACTTGTTCCTCTTAATTGTAAAAAACTAATGAATAAACGACCAAAACAATCAAGCATAACAGCAGCAGATTTTGGTCCAAATAATTCATAACATAGATGTACAAAACTATTTGAGCTAGCTCCAAAATGTAATTTATCTAATACACCTTGTAATAATTctgaatttttaataataatttcacaTTCTTTTTTTGGATCAAATGACCATAATTCAGGATCTGTTTTAGCTTTTGCTACATAATTTATTCCTTTAAAATTTTCCATAAAACTATTAtctccatttttattatatgtttcaATGGCTAGTTCATTTATAatagtttttaaaatacTCGATATTAATTGCTTTCCTGTCCATAATTTTTTAGGAAATAAAATAGTTGGCTCTTCTGTTTTTATAGTAAAATTTGTTTTGTTTAAATTAGTTGCATAGGGATCTATATAGCTATAATTAGATATTTTTGCATTGATCCCACGAAATGAATTAGAACCACTTTTATCATTACCTCctgaatttttatttccatctTTTGTATTTGAACTGTTAGAAGTGTTTCTATGTTTTGTTTTGctgaaaaaaaatgcatttttttgACGAAGTAATCCATTAAGAGAACATTGTAATAAGTTGCAATATTCatcataatttaaaaatgtttctAAAGAAGTAAGATGTAATCCACCAAGAATAAAATCTTGAGCTAATCCACGTAAAGGAGATCCATCTTTAAAGcttgtaaataaaaaatcggAATTCATTAGATGTGTTGCTTCTGCACGTGCTAAAGGTGTTTGTAATAAATGTAGATTCATTTCATCTCCATCAAAATCAGCATTATAACTACTACAATTAACATAATTTAATCTAAAAACTTTTTCCTTttcaaaaatttttaaaaaatgagcCATAATAGAAAATTTATGTAAAGTTGGCTGTCTGTTCATTATGACTATATCTCCATCTCTAGCATGCCTATGTAAAACTAACGTTTCATGTTTTCCTTTCTGTAATATATGTGTTAATCTGCTTATTAAATTCATTCTATTTTCATAAGAATgtgataatttaaatactCTTCCTTGACCATCTTTATAACTTAAAGCACCTGGATATACATCTGGCCCATTttcaattaatttttttacgtACTCGAAATTATTTTCAGTTATATGTTCATCAATAGTTAATGTTTTAGCAAATTCAATTGGAACACCAATTTGATTTGTTTCAATAAATGTATCAGGAGATATAACCGTACGAGCACAATTATTTACGCGTTTACCCATTATGTTTTTTCTTAATATTCCTTCTTTTTTATCTAATATTTCCCTAATACTTAtattatccatatttttttgaagtCGTTTATCAATCAAGCTGCTATCAAGAAATGTATTTACTGAAAGTTGTAAATtaccaaataaaatattcaaataagcaattttattattataaattaatgaATAACATCTTAAAAAATCAGATTTTGCAATTTCGATGTTAAACTCCATAGAATTAGAAATTACTCTTTGTCGTAGtcttaaagaaaataataaaaacatttcattatatagatctaattcatttttattgtattctATCATATGATCGAaatctacattttttttgctatttatacataattttacataattattaagtttgcatatataatttgtaatTCTTGTTCTTTTATGTATTCCTCTAGATTGGGTTCGAAAACGATTTGAGCTTATTcccatataatataaaaaaaatacttgaTATCCatctttttttgtaaatgGGTATaccaaattaattatttctttattattttctacaaaaatcttttttaataaatcgaTAATTTGAAAACTAAATAAACGAACTGTACATTTTTCCCTAGATGTTTTTCGTTTATATGAAGCTACAGCATCTTTGAATGATTCATCCTCTTCATCTCCatctttattattagaaCCTTCGTATTGAAATTTATCAATTCCATTTtctgaattatttaaattttttattttctcagattttatttctttaccTCGTTTATTTGCTTTTCCTACTTCtgcatcatcatcattatcgTCATTGgaattatttccattttcttCAAATCCTtcatttttactttttttagaaatatattttttaaaaaacgagttatttgtatatattccaacaaaattaatagtatCTTTTTTTGGAGATGTTTTTGCTACTATACTTCTACGAAATTTACAATTTGAGCAATTAGCTCCTTTTTTCATATGAAGTTTTATAgctttatttaaaattacatATTCTTCATAGTTATAATTTGATTGAAAAGCTAATTTGCTTAtatcaaatttatatttttttattttttcctttaaaaattttattttttcttttgtctctttattttctatttcttgatttgtttttttatctttggaataattatgtttttttttattatcagaTTCTTTACTAAAATCAGCCTCATTTGTTTGAtcatcattatatatatcatcatttatttttttccataacTCATATGTTTGTCTATCTTCAAAGGAATCATTTTCGTTATtatctttttcattattaccAAAACTGTTTTCATAATCCTGACAAATAGATTCAACTATATCTTCCATAGTAATATTTGATtctttacatattttattatataatcttTCAATTTCACTAactatatattcattttcattatttttttttattataaatttgtttgaGCTTTCAATTTCATTTAACGATTTTAGTtgataaatatgttttaataaaaatataacatctTCTGAATAGCATAATGCATAGCAATTATAACAAACTAAATTTAGTAATTCTTGTAAATCTTTATAAAATAGTGGGTTAAATACTGGCAACACAAATTCTATGTGCCCAATATGACCTAAACAACTATCATGTTTTTCAAAACAAACAGAGCATATTTGTGTATAATCTATAGTTCCAAATCTTGGATCATATGTAATTCTATTTGATGTTCCATCTTTTGAAACTTTTTCAAATTCTTGTAACTGATTTTCATATTTACCAAGGGAAATTCTTTTTAGTTCTTGGCTGCTCAACACACCAAGTTCCGCACTTTTTATTTCTGAACAATTCGCACTATTTATGTCATACATTTTTAGTGCAATTTGCTTATAATAAAAACTTTACTTTCTCGAGTTACCTTCTCGTTTTACCACTTAGGTTGGATGTCGTCCACCAATTTTGGGGGGActcctttttattattgatttaaatttttcCTTGTGACCAGATCAAACaaaaatcatattttataattcatTTCTAGAATACTTTGTGTTCTTACGGCTTTTCAAAAGGGAAACTTGTATAGAGGTTTATAAACCATGAAATGGTTATATGTATCATCAAAATATTACATACAAAAgtaaaattgtgaaaattgaaaaaattgagGAAAccaaattgtattttttttacaaaatatgatacaaaaatttaaagcaattaaaaataaatacgaATTTTAAATCGCACATACCCTTggaatttttcaaaaaaacaaaagggtaaatatatttaagcCATTCacatgaatatatatataacgaaTTAATTATGTGATGTATTTgcaaaaattaatttattattcttgAATTTTATACAtccattttttcattatatttttatttttcttaaacatgatacaaaaataatataaaattaaggttgcgaaataaataatgataaaatgataataataataataacaataataatagcaataataaccaagcaaataaatattctacaaaaattatcatatacGCCCTGgctaatattttttttgtaaaatatatataaattaaataaatccAAATACAAAGATAAACgaaaattgaaaaatataaaaatataaaaataacatttaaatatagataataaattaattaataaagCTTATGAATTGTATTTCCCAACGccaattataataaattatttctttAATTAATGCGGTTTCCTATAGAGTTTATACTAAAGGGGCAACCTCTTCATATCAACACATATATGCGCCACTATCAGGACAATTTTTTTACGcacatgtatgtatatatatatatatatatatatgatatattgCAATCtattagtaaaaaataaaattagtaaaaatatatttttttatccttTTAAAGTGTTCATGTAAAGTGGAAAAATATTTGGATATGCtataaatttacaaataaaaaaattagtgTTTCCATTTAAAACAATTCCATAATTAATTGAAAAATTGCCAACCCACTGGTATACTTACAATATACTTtctaatgataaaatattttttccattttcagCTATTGTTCTCCCTTTTACAATTCATTGTTTTGTtgtattgtttttttatttttataataattttatcaagcttaagaaaaattatatacattatgtTGTATATATGCTAAGAGTTATATAGTATTGCTAtacaaaatatttcaaaaaaattaataggctaaaattatataaatataaagtaTTACTCATTTATagttaattaatttttaaaggCAATATTTGGTTATAAATGATTGTAAtggtattttttttcgtaatataaaattaattataatattattggtTAGcataaaaggaaaataaataaaagctTGCACACGGAAAACCTTTGTAGCATTGTTTTACtatttttcgtttttttataaatattcgtCTATGTTACCTTTACTTTATGCATgacatttatattaaatgttAATCTCAGAGTTCACTGATTTGACGAGGTTTTGGGTTAATGTAATGTTGAGTAACCTTTGTGGGATTCccttaaaatttatatttatatattatatattttttattacaatcaaa belongs to Plasmodium yoelii strain 17X genome assembly, chromosome: 11 and includes:
- a CDS encoding RNA polymerase I, putative, which translates into the protein MYDINSANCSEIKSAELGVLSSQELKRISLGKYENQLQEFEKVSKDGTSNRITYDPRFGTIDYTQICSVCFEKHDSCLGHIGHIEFVLPVFNPLFYKDLQELLNLVCYNCYALCYSEDVIFLLKHIYQLKSLNEIESSNKFIIKKNNENEYIVSEIERLYNKICKESNITMEDIVESICQDYENSFGNNEKDNNENDSFEDRQTYELWKKINDDIYNDDQTNEADFSKESDNKKKHNYSKDKKTNQEIENKETKEKIKFLKEKIKKYKFDISKLAFQSNYNYEEYVILNKAIKLHMKKGANCSNCKFRRSIVAKTSPKKDTINFVGIYTNNSFFKKYISKKSKNEGFEENGNNSNDDNDDDAEVGKANKRGKEIKSEKIKNLNNSENGIDKFQYEGSNNKDGDEEDESFKDAVASYKRKTSREKCTVRLFSFQIIDLLKKIFVENNKEIINLVYPFTKKDGYQVFFLYYMGISSNRFRTQSRGIHKRTRITNYICKLNNYVKLCINSKKNVDFDHMIEYNKNELDLYNEMFLLFSLRLRQRVISNSMEFNIEIAKSDFLRCYSLIYNNKIAYLNILFGNLQLSVNTFLDSSLIDKRLQKNMDNISIREILDKKEGILRKNIMGKRVNNCARTVISPDTFIETNQIGVPIEFAKTLTIDEHITENNFEYVKKLIENGPDVYPGALSYKDGQGRVFKLSHSYENRMNLISRLTHILQKGKHETLVLHRHARDGDIVIMNRQPTLHKFSIMAHFLKIFEKEKVFRLNYVNCSSYNADFDGDEMNLHLLQTPLARAEATHLMNSDFLFTSFKDGSPLRGLAQDFILGGLHLTSLETFLNYDEYCNLLQCSLNGLLRQKNAFFFSKTKHRNTSNSSNTKDGNKNSGGNDKSGSNSFRGINAKISNYSYIDPYATNLNKTNFTIKTEEPTILFPKKLWTGKQLISSILKTIINELAIETYNKNGDNSFMENFKGINYVAKAKTDPELWSFDPKKECEIIIKNSELLQGVLDKLHFGASSNSFVHLCYELFGPKSAAVMLDCFGRLFISFLQLRGTSLSLYDFILKKKAKVEKKKIKKRISFTGFYLQNLFVYTIGKALNADMNKMDEYSNKKISNYEEGQNLFSNKLYDIYLNKSQIINKYERKLEKKMNIEDKHMNTNICLTKKNIPNKFNLFNDKELNLKKDLYFITFLNKEIEEIFTQNNMLSGNVKNEESEETQKCKYSDSPHLNYIIKKENYEIFEKCLVGKNKLNSLEKQGKDGTICEGGTIWEDESRYYEFVNSIINKLYNSINNPIFYKTSTFTSTQVVKVIEKIVNFLKEAKCNKKLKVFILFELFQNENIVKYFPSLIDFASGLNTNISSEEIVETVINNILLKKDLKLETEYVSSLNTEKIKFNDNKLEKTNDVILKKYLHLYSRLIKIEREKKGKINNNSPSKLKHDEDEINETKFENSQNIGIDNVDIIKNCLISSLPSFALNEDITNLSYNNRYQYYEKYLNIKDEKYSHFKFYRMKDVFHKLDFLINNFFSLKRINFDGLLDSLFQPYLCRVSSGTNNLITMENLMNKFLTNGFSNMIFTGAKGSKVNYSMICGMLDQQYLEGKRVPRMRSGKTLPSFHRYDYGARSCGLITDCFLEGLRPQEYFFHCMSGREGLIDTAVKTAKSGYIQRCLIKSMESVILHYDGTVRNEDNSIIQFLYGEDGIDPSKTAYLNLPSDLINNYNISFSKYLNYGSDQLILSNQRLFAKNDGKKKNEDGKKNEKNGENGKNGKNDDDDGDGDGGEDDPLIFQYNPYTYIGSISDNYNAKLNNILINKKFNITNYNENFDSLSASLLRSKYFHSLCSPGESIGILVAQSFGEPATQMTLNTFHLAGTENVTMGIPRLKEIFLTSKLTSKPMIYVPIKLDEKNNNNPNQIKNYITNIADKILSSYQSILLSEVIYGIGINRKLIIRDKIENKEIHTIKLDNNLLSKNNKENESNWDKSDICKTANYSKILQVIENTNLNFDLKKEWVHEIVIQFDNLNHFCKVNKHLSIPFILYKMVNIVLMSILNKIQNSISHHNIKNIHFINHEHYDELFDFISEKMSEEFNFAYEKYEYKDDEDEINAKLKYMPNKSEGNKLGDDDDHYNTSLKTPKKFSEDNDDNFSMDGKNEGSDNDKNDKSDGNNDSDQNDGRESDEYKSEQEDKEYDESEEDAENDTDSMLSQNAADTDDDIKHENVNSSESDDGDEKKKEKKSEKKEKKKSKLLNETDSESNYSSDESITDSSIINEDPKESNKSKKEDKLNTSSKKRKLTDVNDNIKNEQNKNKSKEINSDSSISSESETELKQKMSKKFSEYLYDYKNRMNKHNLDVSDYEDPSIGISGSKNKLNDQKYIKNLIDKIKSSLLCFIKKIDFSPITWVLKFELSWDVNFFPYPIDFLSYLQNEISKEILFKVKDLNNPKILKGKDITHSGEEYELQIEGRNVYKLFNIKDKYIDKTKLYCNDIYTIVKTYGIEAGRLCITKELKKVFEAYGIKIDFRHLSFISDFMTHTGDLKSFNRYGMAACRNVFHKMSFECATTFMIQGCIQNSVDYLSTPSSSLFFGKHIKVGTNVSNIVTSIKAGK